In Saccharicrinis fermentans DSM 9555 = JCM 21142, a genomic segment contains:
- a CDS encoding M16 family metallopeptidase produces MRSVIILCLIAVMQLVTISVEAQNTTTIPLDARVKYGKLSNGMTYYIMHNEEPKDRVSLYFVQNVGGILEKDSQNGLAHFLEHMAFQGLEHYPGKSMLNYLEANGIKFGRDINAYTAQDETVYNLSNIPATRESLLDSALLVLHDWSGGLLLEGEEIEAERGVIHEEWRTRRNSRFRLMKQSSPFLYNHSQYAKRDVIGSLDIIDHFKHQELRDYYHKWYRPDLQAVVVVGDVDAEKIEQKVIALFSKIPAKKNAAERLYYPVPDSDELGFVVAKDKEAQGVSMNWIFRKDPVLLRDESYMRKELAQSMFSMMLNNRLRELTRKPDCPALNMGVGNFSLARTKEASYLSVSPKENKAKEAFSLVLTELERARRFGFNTSELKRVKTQLMRSYESYKDEYVKVDNETWAQQLGDHFLEAAPFPSLDWEMNFAHQTIPAISLKEVYASFNDFENVNNSVISIAGPDKETIIYPGKEELLALVERVKQLDLIAYEDDTDDSPLVAYDLEEKKIVDTSRMASVDGRNIMQYTLENGAKVLVLSTELNKDQILLSAYSFGGMSVLDRDQLESANIATSVAAMSGLGNFNAIQLQKKLTGKKARVSASLGTNTEGFNGSASPKDFETMLQLLYLKFEHPRFEKESFETMLGSMKNKLAYIKTDNGKAFKDTIAMITSNYHPRSILFGERFVKNIDFDTAVDVYKDRFQDASDFTFIFVGNIDKDKDLPLICKYVGNLSSTKRTESWVDHHMKPAKGASFREVKREMEVPKATVYFSMYKDVKYNLHTRTYVRVIAELLSKRYLETIREEEGGSYGVSVRPSISKRNYEHASITMNFDCDPLKREKLSGIMKHEITTMVKKGIQVDELNEIKKNYVKSREESVAKNNFWLSAIQLSLMNEEPITNTEEYNKIVNDITAKGVQKFAKKLFKGYDSVEAVMLPASSN; encoded by the coding sequence ATGAGAAGCGTAATAATATTATGTCTGATAGCTGTGATGCAGCTTGTTACTATATCGGTGGAAGCACAAAATACAACGACTATTCCGCTGGATGCAAGAGTTAAATATGGTAAGCTTTCCAATGGGATGACCTATTATATCATGCATAATGAGGAGCCGAAGGACAGAGTCAGTTTATATTTTGTTCAAAATGTGGGTGGTATTCTGGAAAAAGATTCGCAAAATGGGCTGGCTCACTTTTTGGAACATATGGCATTTCAAGGTTTGGAGCATTACCCAGGTAAGTCGATGCTTAATTACCTGGAAGCCAATGGCATTAAGTTTGGACGTGATATTAATGCGTATACAGCACAAGACGAAACAGTTTATAATTTGAGTAATATTCCTGCTACACGTGAAAGTCTGCTCGATTCTGCTCTCTTAGTACTTCACGATTGGTCGGGAGGTTTATTGCTCGAAGGAGAAGAAATTGAAGCAGAGCGTGGTGTCATCCATGAAGAGTGGAGAACCCGACGAAATTCACGTTTCAGGCTTATGAAACAAAGTTCTCCTTTCCTGTATAATCACTCTCAATATGCCAAACGTGATGTGATTGGTTCGTTGGATATTATCGATCATTTTAAACATCAGGAGTTAAGGGACTATTATCACAAGTGGTATCGTCCTGATTTGCAGGCGGTGGTTGTGGTTGGTGATGTGGATGCAGAGAAGATTGAGCAGAAAGTAATTGCTCTTTTTTCAAAGATACCTGCTAAGAAAAATGCAGCGGAACGGTTGTATTATCCAGTGCCGGATTCGGATGAATTGGGTTTTGTAGTGGCCAAGGATAAGGAGGCGCAAGGGGTAAGTATGAATTGGATTTTTCGGAAAGATCCGGTGCTGTTAAGGGATGAAAGCTATATGCGTAAGGAGCTTGCTCAGAGTATGTTTAGTATGATGCTCAATAATCGCCTGCGGGAACTGACACGAAAGCCGGATTGCCCTGCTTTAAATATGGGTGTGGGTAATTTTAGTCTGGCACGTACCAAAGAAGCTTCATACTTGAGTGTGAGTCCTAAAGAAAATAAGGCCAAGGAAGCATTCTCGCTCGTTTTAACTGAACTGGAGAGAGCACGTAGGTTCGGATTTAATACATCAGAGCTGAAAAGAGTTAAGACGCAGTTGATGCGCAGCTATGAATCTTATAAAGATGAATATGTGAAGGTGGATAACGAGACCTGGGCACAGCAATTGGGCGATCACTTTTTGGAAGCAGCACCTTTTCCTTCCCTGGATTGGGAAATGAATTTTGCGCATCAGACCATACCAGCTATTAGCCTGAAAGAGGTGTACGCTTCGTTTAATGATTTTGAGAACGTTAATAATAGTGTTATTTCTATTGCTGGCCCAGATAAAGAAACAATTATTTATCCTGGTAAAGAAGAATTGTTAGCTCTAGTAGAAAGGGTTAAACAATTGGATTTAATAGCTTATGAAGATGATACCGATGATAGTCCTTTGGTAGCGTATGACCTGGAGGAGAAAAAAATAGTGGATACTTCACGTATGGCCAGTGTTGATGGACGAAATATCATGCAGTATACCCTCGAGAATGGTGCCAAGGTGCTTGTGTTATCCACTGAGTTGAATAAAGATCAGATACTCTTGAGTGCTTATAGTTTTGGTGGAATGTCTGTTTTAGATCGAGATCAATTGGAATCAGCTAATATAGCTACCAGTGTAGCTGCTATGTCAGGCCTTGGTAATTTTAATGCGATTCAGTTGCAAAAAAAATTGACAGGTAAGAAAGCTCGGGTTAGCGCTTCGCTGGGTACTAATACGGAAGGATTTAATGGTTCTGCTTCGCCCAAGGATTTTGAAACTATGCTACAATTGCTTTATCTTAAATTTGAACATCCTCGCTTTGAAAAGGAATCCTTTGAGACTATGTTGGGGAGTATGAAAAATAAACTTGCCTATATAAAAACAGATAATGGTAAAGCTTTTAAAGATACCATTGCGATGATTACGAGTAACTATCATCCACGAAGTATTTTGTTTGGAGAAAGGTTTGTAAAGAATATAGATTTCGATACGGCTGTGGATGTTTATAAGGATCGTTTCCAGGATGCCAGTGATTTTACTTTCATATTTGTGGGTAATATTGATAAGGATAAAGATTTGCCTTTGATATGTAAATATGTGGGAAATCTTTCATCTACCAAACGAACAGAGAGTTGGGTGGATCATCATATGAAACCTGCTAAAGGAGCAAGTTTTAGAGAGGTGAAAAGAGAGATGGAAGTACCTAAGGCCACGGTTTATTTTTCCATGTATAAGGATGTTAAGTATAACCTTCATACTAGAACGTACGTAAGAGTTATTGCGGAGTTGTTAAGTAAGAGATATCTGGAGACGATTCGTGAGGAAGAAGGTGGTAGTTATGGTGTTAGTGTTCGGCCATCTATTTCTAAACGTAATTATGAGCATGCTTCCATTACAATGAACTTTGATTGCGATCCGCTAAAACGTGAAAAGCTAAGCGGGATCATGAAGCATGAAATTACGACGATGGTTAAAAAAGGTATTCAGGTTGATGAGCTGAATGAGATCAAAAAGAATTATGTGAAAAGCCGTGAAGAGTCAGTGGCTAAAAATAATTTTTGGTTGAGTGCTATTCAGTTATCTTTAATGAATGAAGAGCCTATTACGAATACAGAAGAGTATAACAAAATTGTAAATGATATCACGGCCAAAGGTGTACAGAAATTTGCCAAAAAGCTGTTTAAGGGATATGATTCGGTAGAGGCCGTGATGCTTCCTGCTTCATCGAACTAA
- a CDS encoding protein-disulfide reductase DsbD family protein: MRNKFALIAIMLVMIFQMVSFGQIQEPAKWTVELSEKDVKVGDEIDVVFKAEIEKTWHTYSNDFDPELGPLLISFAFEENESYERIGEVKPMNAHKEYDEIWEGEVSYFQDHAEMRQTILIKKLPLKVTGTFEFQSCSDETGMCVMGDDEFDLSIGESADVVSANPKQDTTALEKGASSSSSASGATKDSLWGLFFISFLSGLAAIFTPCVFPMIPMTVSFFMHSDENKAKAKFNAFFYGFSIIGIYTVIGTVVAITLGANFANFLSTHWFPNIMFFLIFMIFAASFFGMFEITMPNWIVNKSVANEDKGGLAGAFFMAFTLVLVSFSCTGPIVGAILVASAGGEVLMPIVGMLGFSIAFALPFTLFAIFPSWLSNMPKSGGWLNSVKVVLGFIEVALGLKFLSIADQTYHWGILDREVYLAIWIVTFTLLGFYFLGKLKFSHDSDLPFISVPRLMLALVTFSFVVYMIPGMFGAPLKALSGYIPPQSTHDFDLNQIIRDNAGSGGHMTTDSHTAKYSDLLHLPHGLKGYFDYEEGMAAAKKLNKPVFVDFTGHGCVNCREMEANVWADPAVLKILREDYIILALYVDDKTELPEDAWYTSEYDGKVKKTLGKQNADFQITRYQVNAQPYYCLLDTDGKDLVTPRAYDLDVSSFVQFLEEGKKNFKNR; encoded by the coding sequence ATGAGAAATAAATTTGCACTGATTGCCATAATGTTGGTAATGATTTTCCAGATGGTCTCCTTTGGACAGATTCAGGAACCGGCCAAATGGACCGTAGAATTATCTGAAAAGGATGTCAAAGTAGGAGATGAAATTGATGTGGTTTTTAAGGCCGAGATTGAGAAAACATGGCATACCTACTCTAATGATTTCGATCCGGAATTGGGGCCTCTTCTAATTTCGTTTGCGTTCGAAGAGAATGAGTCTTATGAGCGTATTGGTGAGGTAAAACCCATGAATGCCCACAAGGAGTATGATGAAATATGGGAAGGCGAAGTGAGCTATTTTCAGGATCATGCAGAAATGAGGCAGACTATTCTAATCAAAAAGCTGCCTTTGAAGGTAACTGGTACTTTTGAGTTCCAGAGCTGTTCTGATGAAACAGGAATGTGCGTGATGGGTGATGATGAGTTTGACTTGAGTATCGGTGAGTCGGCGGATGTTGTTTCAGCCAATCCAAAGCAAGATACAACTGCTCTAGAAAAGGGAGCCAGCTCCTCTTCGTCGGCCTCTGGTGCTACCAAAGATTCTTTATGGGGATTGTTTTTTATATCCTTTTTGAGTGGTTTGGCGGCTATATTTACCCCCTGTGTTTTTCCAATGATTCCCATGACCGTTAGTTTCTTTATGCATAGCGACGAAAATAAAGCAAAAGCAAAATTTAATGCTTTCTTCTATGGATTTTCAATCATTGGTATTTATACTGTTATAGGTACTGTTGTTGCTATCACTTTGGGTGCTAACTTTGCTAACTTTTTAAGTACGCACTGGTTTCCAAATATCATGTTCTTCTTGATTTTCATGATCTTTGCTGCTTCTTTCTTTGGTATGTTCGAAATCACAATGCCTAATTGGATTGTGAATAAGAGTGTTGCCAACGAAGATAAAGGAGGTTTAGCGGGCGCTTTCTTTATGGCCTTTACTTTGGTGTTGGTGTCCTTTTCATGTACAGGCCCTATTGTTGGGGCTATATTGGTGGCTTCGGCTGGTGGTGAAGTGTTAATGCCTATTGTAGGTATGCTAGGTTTTTCCATAGCTTTTGCCTTGCCTTTTACTCTCTTTGCTATTTTTCCTTCATGGTTAAGTAATATGCCTAAGTCGGGTGGTTGGCTCAATTCTGTTAAGGTGGTGTTGGGATTTATAGAAGTGGCATTGGGACTTAAGTTTTTGAGTATCGCTGACCAGACTTATCATTGGGGTATTCTAGATAGAGAGGTGTACCTGGCCATATGGATTGTCACCTTTACTCTTTTGGGTTTTTACTTCTTAGGAAAATTGAAATTCTCGCACGATAGTGATCTTCCTTTTATTAGTGTTCCTCGTTTGATGTTGGCATTGGTAACCTTCTCTTTTGTGGTTTATATGATACCAGGTATGTTCGGGGCTCCATTAAAAGCTCTTTCTGGATATATACCTCCACAGTCGACCCATGATTTTGATTTAAATCAAATTATCCGTGATAATGCAGGTTCTGGTGGCCACATGACAACCGATTCGCATACGGCAAAATATTCCGATCTTTTACATTTGCCCCATGGATTGAAGGGTTACTTTGATTATGAGGAAGGGATGGCAGCCGCTAAAAAACTAAATAAACCTGTTTTTGTGGATTTTACCGGCCATGGTTGTGTTAATTGTCGTGAGATGGAGGCCAATGTATGGGCTGATCCTGCCGTGTTGAAAATTTTGCGTGAGGATTATATTATACTGGCTTTGTATGTGGACGATAAGACTGAACTTCCCGAAGACGCTTGGTATACCTCTGAATATGACGGTAAGGTGAAGAAAACACTGGGAAAACAAAATGCCGATTTTCAGATCACCCGTTATCAGGTGAATGCGCAACCTTATTATTGTTTGTTAGATACGGATGGAAAGGATTTGGTTACACCCAGAGCTTATGATTTGGATGTAAGCAGTTTTGTGCAATTCCTTGAGGAAGGGAAAAAGAATTTTAAGAACAGATAA
- a CDS encoding cold-shock protein yields the protein MKEGKVKFFNESKGFGFIKDNESDNEYFVHVTGLIDDIKEDDEVTFELKEGKKGLNAVDVKLA from the coding sequence ATGAAAGAAGGAAAAGTAAAATTTTTCAATGAATCTAAAGGTTTTGGGTTTATTAAAGACAACGAATCAGACAACGAATATTTCGTTCATGTAACAGGTCTTATTGACGATATCAAAGAAGACGACGAAGTAACTTTCGAGCTTAAAGAAGGTAAAAAAGGATTAAATGCGGTAGACGTTAAATTGGCATAA
- a CDS encoding M48 family metallopeptidase — MELIDIKGVGPVLFQASKRAKRLSIKLKPFEPVKVVVPVDMHPKEALGFVEANKSWILKNLVKVKEKENDLTIFDESTHFVTHSFTLCIRKSKLSRVRMQLKNGILLVEYPETMNVKSASIQDSIRYAIEEALRLSAKNYLPKRLYQLAQQHGFLYNRVFIKNLKSRWGSCSHVNNINLNLHLMRLPHHLIDSVLLHELCHTVEKNHGKGFWALMDKVTGGRAKMLDKEMKEYRTVIY; from the coding sequence ATGGAATTAATAGACATAAAAGGTGTAGGGCCGGTTCTGTTTCAGGCAAGCAAAAGGGCAAAGCGACTGTCTATTAAACTAAAACCATTTGAACCCGTTAAGGTTGTTGTACCAGTTGATATGCATCCTAAGGAGGCTCTTGGTTTTGTGGAGGCCAATAAATCGTGGATTTTGAAAAATTTGGTCAAAGTAAAGGAAAAGGAAAATGACTTGACCATATTTGATGAGAGCACCCATTTTGTGACCCATTCATTTACTTTATGTATTCGTAAATCCAAGTTGTCGCGGGTGAGAATGCAGTTGAAGAATGGTATTTTGTTGGTGGAATATCCTGAGACAATGAATGTTAAGTCGGCTTCGATACAGGATAGTATACGTTATGCAATAGAGGAAGCCTTGCGTTTGTCGGCCAAGAATTATTTACCTAAACGACTTTATCAATTGGCGCAACAGCACGGTTTTTTGTATAATAGGGTTTTTATTAAAAATTTAAAGAGTCGTTGGGGGAGTTGTTCTCACGTAAATAACATTAACCTGAATCTTCACTTGATGCGTTTACCGCATCACTTAATTGATAGTGTGTTGTTGCATGAGCTTTGTCACACCGTTGAAAAAAATCATGGTAAAGGCTTTTGGGCTTTAATGGATAAGGTAACAGGCGGCCGTGCCAAAATGCTAGATAAGGAGATGAAGGAATATCGTACCGTAATTTATTAA
- a CDS encoding Nif11-like leader peptide family natural product precursor, with product MSIQNAKKFIELVKDNTAFRKEMYKVNGLEGLNKFLREKELTFSEDEFEEAYSLMMFKCQLAEEHDELENTVNLIKLVVV from the coding sequence ATGTCAATTCAGAACGCAAAAAAATTCATTGAACTCGTTAAGGACAACACAGCCTTTCGAAAAGAGATGTATAAAGTGAATGGTCTTGAAGGACTGAACAAATTTTTAAGAGAAAAAGAACTTACCTTTTCCGAAGATGAATTTGAGGAGGCCTACAGTTTGATGATGTTTAAATGTCAATTGGCTGAAGAACATGATGAACTAGAAAACACGGTCAACCTCATCAAGTTGGTAGTGGTGTAA
- a CDS encoding deoxyguanosinetriphosphate triphosphohydrolase has product MNWNQLLSTKRTGQEDRVYTIQHQRTQFQRDYDRLIFSSPFRRLQDKTQVFPLPGSVFVHNRLTHSLEVASVGRSLGHNIAEFLLGEKKLHNSLIHEIGSIVGTACLAHDMGNPPFGHSGESALSQYFVMGAGRKLKDMYCISDAEWNDLIEFEGNANAFRILTHSFKGRRNGGFGLTYSSVASILKYPYASGLKNKKKYGFFQSEKEMFMRVVKELGLKEMEPGIYCRHPLVYLVEAADDICYQVMDVEDAHKLRILDTQETKNILMAYLSEEEDNDTRKRINEVCAEVTDINEQISLIRASVIGKLVGYCTRIFKTHYDAIMKGAFQGSLIDHLEGKTKEAAERCSKISFSDIYGHQSVVEIELSGFKILGSLLHEFSKAVLNPDDKYSKMLLRFIPEQYHVDESASAYLKLQSVLDYISGMTDVYALDLYRKINGIGLADKRF; this is encoded by the coding sequence ATGAACTGGAATCAATTATTATCAACAAAACGCACGGGGCAAGAAGATCGTGTATATACTATTCAGCATCAACGTACTCAATTTCAAAGAGATTATGATCGTTTAATTTTTTCATCTCCGTTTCGTAGGTTACAGGATAAAACACAGGTATTTCCTTTGCCTGGAAGCGTTTTTGTACATAACCGGTTGACGCATAGTTTAGAAGTGGCCAGTGTAGGTCGATCGCTGGGACATAATATTGCTGAGTTTCTGTTGGGTGAGAAAAAGCTCCATAATAGTCTGATCCATGAAATAGGAAGTATAGTAGGCACTGCTTGCTTGGCGCATGATATGGGTAATCCTCCATTTGGACATTCGGGTGAATCTGCTCTTTCTCAATATTTTGTCATGGGGGCAGGTCGAAAACTGAAGGATATGTATTGTATTTCTGATGCGGAGTGGAATGATTTGATTGAGTTTGAGGGAAATGCCAATGCTTTCCGCATCCTCACTCATTCTTTTAAAGGCAGGCGTAATGGTGGTTTTGGACTCACATATTCTTCAGTGGCTTCCATATTAAAATATCCTTATGCGTCAGGGTTGAAAAATAAAAAGAAGTATGGCTTTTTTCAGTCGGAGAAAGAGATGTTTATGAGGGTGGTAAAGGAACTTGGGTTAAAGGAGATGGAGCCTGGTATTTATTGTCGCCACCCATTGGTATATTTGGTGGAAGCGGCTGATGATATTTGTTATCAAGTAATGGATGTGGAGGATGCCCATAAGCTTAGGATACTTGATACCCAGGAAACGAAAAATATTTTGATGGCATATTTGAGCGAAGAGGAGGATAATGATACACGAAAGAGAATTAACGAAGTATGTGCCGAGGTGACGGATATCAATGAGCAGATTTCTTTGATCAGAGCCTCTGTTATTGGTAAGCTGGTGGGATATTGTACCAGGATTTTTAAAACGCATTATGACGCTATCATGAAAGGTGCTTTTCAAGGTAGCTTAATTGATCATTTAGAAGGTAAAACAAAGGAAGCTGCGGAGCGCTGTTCAAAGATATCTTTTAGTGATATATATGGACATCAATCTGTTGTTGAGATAGAGTTGTCTGGGTTTAAAATATTGGGATCCTTATTGCACGAATTTTCCAAGGCAGTTTTGAACCCCGATGATAAGTATTCAAAAATGTTATTGCGCTTTATTCCTGAGCAGTACCACGTGGACGAATCTGCCAGTGCATACCTTAAATTGCAGTCTGTGCTCGACTATATTAGCGGGATGACCGATGTGTACGCACTTGATTTGTACCGAAAAATAAATGGAATAGGCTTGGCTGATAAACGATTTTAA
- a CDS encoding GFA family protein yields the protein MEYLGSCLCKGIKFRVIGDFESFYLCHCRYCRKDTGTAHAANLFSTTAKLEWIKTETEIKIFQPHKSNHVKAFCTNCGSALPNLQMNGELLVVPAGCLDTKLEKRPSAHIFISNKASWDVSLEEIKKFERFPE from the coding sequence ATGGAATACTTGGGTTCTTGTTTATGCAAAGGGATTAAATTTAGAGTTATAGGCGACTTTGAGAGTTTTTATTTGTGCCATTGTAGATATTGTAGGAAAGACACGGGGACTGCTCATGCTGCAAATTTGTTTTCTACAACTGCTAAACTAGAATGGATAAAAACGGAAACTGAAATTAAAATATTTCAACCACATAAAAGTAACCATGTGAAAGCCTTTTGTACAAATTGTGGTTCAGCCCTGCCTAATTTACAAATGAATGGCGAACTTTTAGTAGTTCCGGCAGGATGTTTAGATACAAAATTGGAAAAACGACCTTCTGCACATATTTTTATCTCAAACAAAGCAAGTTGGGATGTTTCGTTGGAAGAAATAAAGAAATTTGAACGTTTCCCTGAATAA
- a CDS encoding FAD-dependent oxidoreductase, with protein MKYLIVGGVAGGATTAARLRRVDEHAEIIMFEKGPHISYANCGLPYYIGGVIKEREKLLVQTPESFGTRFNIDIRIHSLVSAIHPDKKEIIVQSLKTGETYTESYDKLVLSPGALPVKPPIPGINLPNIFTLRNVPDTDKIKAFVDDKAPRSAVVVGAGFIGLEMAENLHHRGVNVSVVEASEQVMNMMDSEVAAPLHHHFKEKEVALFLKDAVKEFKQQANSIEVILSSGRIIRADFIILSIGVKPDTSLAKAAGLKIGETGGVWVDEYLQTSVQDIYAVGDSIEFPHPITHKPAIAFLAGPANRQGRILADNIVYGHHRKYKGSIGTAIAKVFDMTAGITGMTHRGLKALGIKHDCTIVHAGSHAGYYPGSTQMMLKISFDPESGKLYGGQVIGYKGVDKRLDLLATVIKNNGTIYDLQEIEHAYAPPFSSAKDPVNQAGYNAENIIKGLFKPLSPFHFHKRVKQDVFVLDVRTSEEYVIDAIEDAVNIELDKLRANLDSIPRDKKIMIYCGVGLRGYVAARILKQNGFDEVYNLSGGLKVYNQTMAEQSNPIYFTSHEETNDAAKTVIPPINIKAMAVDACGLQCPGPVLKLKESIDSIAYGERLEVKATDPGFYNDVASWCKVTGHQLVKRENNAGEITAVIEKTKEDPKKSAHSTKRNDHKTMVVFSDDMDRALASFVIANGAASMGKKVTMFFTFWGLNVIKDAHRPRVKKDMMGSMFDKMMPGHAGKLKLSNMNMAGMGRRMMKLRMKDKNVDALETMIQQAQKSGIQMIACQMSMDIMGVQKEELIEGVTIGGVANYLEEAEQSNLNLFI; from the coding sequence ATGAAATACTTAATTGTAGGAGGAGTTGCCGGAGGCGCCACCACGGCAGCCCGCTTAAGAAGAGTTGACGAACATGCCGAAATCATAATGTTTGAAAAAGGACCACATATTTCATATGCAAATTGTGGTTTACCATACTATATCGGCGGCGTCATAAAAGAACGCGAAAAACTACTCGTTCAAACTCCTGAATCATTTGGTACTCGTTTTAACATTGACATTAGAATACATTCTTTAGTAAGCGCTATTCACCCAGACAAAAAAGAGATAATAGTTCAGTCCTTAAAAACAGGAGAAACATATACCGAAAGCTATGACAAACTAGTGTTATCTCCGGGAGCACTCCCAGTTAAACCACCCATACCAGGTATTAATCTACCCAATATTTTTACCTTACGCAACGTACCGGATACAGATAAAATAAAAGCATTCGTAGACGATAAAGCACCACGATCTGCCGTAGTGGTAGGAGCAGGCTTTATAGGTCTGGAAATGGCAGAAAACCTGCACCATCGCGGCGTAAACGTTTCGGTGGTAGAGGCTTCTGAACAGGTGATGAACATGATGGACAGCGAGGTCGCTGCCCCTTTGCATCATCATTTTAAAGAAAAAGAAGTGGCTCTGTTTCTGAAGGACGCCGTTAAAGAATTTAAACAACAAGCTAACAGCATTGAAGTAATTCTTTCCAGCGGACGCATTATTCGAGCTGACTTCATTATCCTTTCTATAGGCGTTAAACCAGACACATCGTTAGCCAAAGCGGCCGGATTAAAAATAGGAGAAACGGGAGGTGTTTGGGTAGATGAATACCTACAGACCTCAGTTCAAGATATTTATGCCGTAGGCGATAGCATTGAATTCCCCCACCCCATCACGCACAAACCAGCCATTGCATTTTTGGCAGGACCAGCAAACCGCCAAGGGAGAATTTTGGCAGACAACATAGTATATGGACACCATAGAAAATACAAAGGTTCTATTGGAACTGCCATTGCAAAGGTTTTTGATATGACAGCCGGAATCACCGGAATGACTCACCGAGGACTAAAAGCACTGGGCATCAAACATGATTGTACCATTGTACATGCGGGCTCCCATGCAGGCTATTACCCAGGCTCCACTCAAATGATGCTTAAAATTAGTTTTGACCCTGAATCAGGCAAGCTGTATGGTGGGCAGGTAATCGGTTACAAAGGCGTGGACAAAAGGCTCGACTTATTAGCAACTGTAATTAAAAACAACGGAACCATATACGATTTACAAGAAATAGAACATGCCTATGCACCACCGTTTAGTTCTGCAAAAGACCCTGTTAACCAAGCCGGCTACAATGCTGAAAATATTATAAAAGGTTTATTTAAACCCCTTTCACCATTTCACTTCCACAAAAGAGTCAAACAGGATGTTTTTGTGTTGGATGTTCGCACATCAGAAGAATATGTCATTGATGCCATCGAAGATGCTGTTAACATTGAGCTAGATAAGCTACGTGCTAATCTGGATTCAATTCCTCGCGACAAGAAGATTATGATTTATTGTGGTGTAGGACTCCGTGGTTATGTGGCAGCCAGAATCCTAAAGCAAAATGGATTTGATGAAGTATACAATCTTTCGGGAGGACTAAAAGTATACAATCAAACCATGGCAGAACAATCAAACCCCATCTATTTCACCTCCCATGAAGAAACGAACGACGCTGCAAAGACAGTGATACCCCCTATCAACATCAAGGCTATGGCCGTTGATGCTTGTGGTTTACAATGTCCGGGTCCTGTGTTAAAATTAAAAGAAAGCATCGACTCCATAGCATATGGAGAGCGTTTAGAAGTAAAAGCCACCGATCCAGGCTTTTACAATGATGTTGCCTCATGGTGTAAAGTCACCGGCCACCAACTGGTAAAGAGGGAAAATAACGCAGGTGAAATCACAGCCGTTATAGAAAAAACCAAGGAAGACCCCAAAAAGAGTGCCCATTCAACAAAGCGGAACGACCACAAAACCATGGTTGTGTTCAGCGACGATATGGACAGGGCGCTGGCTTCTTTTGTTATTGCGAATGGTGCTGCCAGCATGGGTAAGAAAGTAACTATGTTTTTTACCTTCTGGGGCCTTAACGTTATAAAAGACGCCCATAGACCCAGAGTAAAAAAAGATATGATGGGCAGTATGTTTGATAAGATGATGCCAGGTCACGCCGGCAAACTTAAGCTCTCCAATATGAACATGGCTGGGATGGGGCGTCGCATGATGAAACTGCGCATGAAAGACAAGAATGTGGATGCACTTGAAACCATGATACAACAAGCCCAAAAAAGTGGCATTCAAATGATAGCTTGCCAGATGAGTATGGATATCATGGGGGTTCAAAAAGAAGAGCTCATTGAAGGTGTCACCATAGGAGGCGTGGCCAATTATCTGGAAGAAGCAGAGCAATCAAATTTGAATCTATTTATTTAA